A section of the Oncorhynchus gorbuscha isolate QuinsamMale2020 ecotype Even-year linkage group LG04, OgorEven_v1.0, whole genome shotgun sequence genome encodes:
- the LOC124034443 gene encoding LOW QUALITY PROTEIN: nuclear receptor subfamily 5 group A member 2-like (The sequence of the model RefSeq protein was modified relative to this genomic sequence to represent the inferred CDS: deleted 2 bases in 1 codon) has product MLGEKAQGVPLMVGVMDYNYDEDLEELCPVCGDKVSGYHYGLLTCESCKGFFKRTVQNKKRYTCAENQECKIDKTQRKRCPCCRFQKCLDVGMRLEAVRADRMRGGRNKFGPMYKRDRAMKQQKKALIRSTGFKLESAPPQLSPVQTNYGFTGTLHSLPSVPKGLMPSIPASITPTDYEASLYGPSSLGVAMQPHGPLPTQYLCTAFPSRAIKSEYSDHHTSSPESLVGYPFPDVYLRRLPTASPLSPLVLELLRCDPDEMQVQSKIMAFLQQEQSGRGRQDRLSTFSLMCRMADQTLFSIVEWARSCIFFKELKVGDQMKLLHNCWSELLVLDHVFRQVQHGKESSLLLVTGQEMDLSSVGSQAGLSLSGLVQRGQELAGRLLALQVDRREVACLKFLLLFNPNVKLLENQVFVESVQEQVNGALLEYTVCTYPLYLDKFSQLVLHLPELRALSTQAEDYLRYKHLSGEVPCNNLLIEMLHAKKACI; this is encoded by the exons ATGTTGGGAGAAAAGGCACAAG GCGTCCCATTGATGGTAGGCGTAATGGACTACAACTATGATGAAGATCTGGAAGAATTGTGTCCTGTTTGTGGAGATAAGGTCTCAGGATACCACTATGGACTCCTTACATGTGAAAGTTGTAAG GGATTCTTCAAGAGGACAGTCCAAAACAAGAAGAGGTATACTTGTGCAGAAAACCAGGAGTGTAAAATAGACAAAACACAGCGGAAGAGATGTCCCTGCTGCCGATTCCAGAAATGCCTCGATGTTGGCATGAGATTAGAAG CTGTGCGTGCAGACCGCATGCGTGGGGGCAGGAATAAGTTTGGCCCCATGTACAAGCGGGACAGAGCCATGAAGCAGCAGAAGAAGGCTTTGATCCGTTCCACGGGCTTCAAGCTGGAGTCTGCTCCTCCACAGCTCTCCCCTGTACAGACTAACTATGGCTTCACTGGCACCCTGCACAGCCTCCCATCCGTCCCCAAAGGCCTTATGCCCTCCATcccagcctccatcacccccacaGACTATGAGGCCAGCCTCTACGGACCCTCCTCCCTGGGGGTGGCCATGCAGCCCCATGGACCCTTGCCTACCCAGTACCTGTGCACAGCATTCCCCAGCAGGGCCATCAAGTCTGAGTACTCTGACCACCACACAAGCtccccagagtctctggtggggTACCCCTTTCCGGATGTGTAC CTCCGGAGGCTCCCCacagcctcccctctctcccccctggtGCTAGAGCTGCTGCGCTGCGACCCAGATGAGATGCAGGTGCAGAGTAAGATCATGGCCTTCCTGCAGCAGGAGCAGAGTGGCCGGGGCCGGCAGGACAGGCTCAGCACCTTCAGCCTCATGTGTCGCATGGCCGACCAGACTCTGTTCTCCATAGTGGAGTGGGCCAGGAGCTGCATCTTCTTCAAGGAGCTCAAG GTGGGGGACCAGATGAAGCTTCTTCACAACTGCTGGTCTGAGCTGCTGGTCCTGGACCATGTCTTCAGACAAGTGCAACATGGGAAGGAGAGCAGCCTGCTGCTGGTTACTGGCCAGGAG ATGGATCTCTCATCCGTGGGGTCACAGGCGGGCTTGAGTCTGTCAGGCCTGGTCCAGAGAGGACAGGAGCTGGCTGGGAGGCTACTAGCCCTGCAGGTGGACAGGAGAGAGGTTGCCTGCCTCaagttcctcctcctcttcaatcCCA ATGTGAAGCTGTTGGAGAACCAGGTGTTTGTGGAGAGTGTTCAGGAGCAGGTGAATGGGGCTCTGCTGGAGTACACTGTGTGCACCTACCCCCTGTATCTGGACAAGTTCAGCCAGCTGGTGCTGCATCTGCCAGAGCTGCGTGCCCTCAGCACCCAGGCAGAGGACTACCTGCGCTACAAACACCTGAGTGGGGAGGTGCCCTGCAACAACCTGCTCATTGAGATGCTGCATGCCAAGAAGGCCTGTATATGA